A region from the Salicibibacter cibarius genome encodes:
- a CDS encoding serine hydrolase: MKIVIAAVYAEAVDAGDIDPDEAINLDDLERFHMENTEGGAHPQWLDQLDSESEDTVPLQEVVEGMIVFSSNANTDFLLEKIGIESINERLEEWGLTDHDPVYPLVSPLLMYEDIGEEAASLPMEDYRSQVELYHEAIVQGELDASAEGFTLSMDEQRMWSDRLPAATAASYGEWLHDIHTDEWSNEGATAILMDILEAGTADIEGIESFGQKGGSTAFVLNQAMYATTEDGNVMELVVLNDDLSWWQSFKLGRNMSIFIEQFFEDKTFREEILEAIAD; encoded by the coding sequence GTGAAAATCGTGATTGCCGCTGTCTATGCAGAAGCTGTGGACGCGGGTGACATCGACCCTGATGAAGCGATAAATCTGGATGACCTGGAACGTTTTCACATGGAAAATACCGAAGGCGGGGCGCATCCTCAGTGGCTTGATCAACTGGATTCCGAAAGCGAGGATACCGTCCCCCTACAAGAAGTCGTCGAGGGAATGATTGTTTTCAGTTCAAACGCGAACACGGATTTTTTACTTGAAAAAATCGGGATCGAGTCTATCAATGAAAGGCTTGAAGAATGGGGATTAACGGATCATGATCCCGTCTACCCACTCGTTAGCCCCTTGCTTATGTACGAAGATATTGGGGAGGAAGCGGCTTCGTTACCGATGGAAGACTATCGATCACAGGTAGAATTGTATCATGAAGCGATCGTTCAAGGTGAGCTTGATGCTAGTGCAGAAGGATTCACACTTTCAATGGATGAACAGAGGATGTGGTCGGATCGCTTGCCGGCAGCCACAGCCGCTTCATACGGAGAATGGCTACACGATATTCATACAGACGAGTGGTCCAATGAAGGAGCAACAGCCATCCTTATGGACATATTGGAAGCAGGAACGGCTGACATTGAAGGCATCGAATCTTTCGGACAAAAAGGAGGATCGACGGCTTTTGTCCTTAATCAGGCGATGTATGCTACAACCGAGGATGGCAATGTCATGGAGCTGGTAGTTTTGAACGATGATCTCAGTTGGTGGCAAAGTTTTAAACTGGGGAGGAACATGTCAATTTTTATCGAGCAATTTTTTGAAGATAAGACTTTTCGCGAAGAGATACTGGAAGCGATAGCTGATTGA